The genomic stretch GGCAGGTTCAAGCATGATGAAACCAGGCTGCATATTTCGGCTTTACTAAATGAAGCTGAAGAAGCCTTTAGATATCTACTCGAAGAAAAAGGCATTGGTTTTTCTGTTGAAATAGACCATGAGTTGTATGTCAAAGGTGACCGGAAGCTCATGCTCCAGGTAATATCTAACCTCCTCGATAATGCTGCCAAGAACACGCCCGCAGGCGGCACAGTATCTTTGAGAGCAATCCATAAGAATAAAGAAGTAATCATCACAATAAGTGATACCGGGATTGGTATTCCACCAGAGCACTTGCCACACCTCTTTGAACGATTTTACAAGGCTCTTGACTTATCCGGAGATGGTTATGGATTAGGTCTAGCAATCGTTAAAAGTATCGTGACTTCTACCGGCGGCAATATTTCTGTCCAAAGTGAATCCGGCAAAGGAAGTATTTTTACGATTAAGCTACCCCGATATGACTTAAATTAACCTGCTGCGGTAGATGGCTATCTCGATTGAGTTCAGTTCTCTTCCAGTATGGAAATCATCTTTACGCGCATTTTTTCCACCAGTTCAACCAGCGTCTTTCTTTCCTCGATATCGAGACAAGTCATGACCTGTTCAGCGCGTAAATTTCCCTGTTTCATTTTTTGTATCAGGAAATCGTAGCCCGCCGGCGTCATTTTAATGTAGATGAGCCTTCTGTCCTTCTTCGTATATCCCCGGGATACCCAACCCTCTTTTTCCAGGCTGTTTACGATCTTGGTGATGCCGTCTTTAGAGCGCAGCATCTTCTTGGCCAATTGTGTATGGGTCATCTTGCCGCCCTCGAGGGTCAAGAAGTACATAGCCGGCCCCTGTAATTGGAG from Dehalococcoidales bacterium encodes the following:
- a CDS encoding MarR family transcriptional regulator; translated protein: MNDNKKQMQPDQIKEAAEQILRTEFWYCSQFADVLHRFLEITMKRDDAVTLQLQGPAMYFLTLEGGKMTHTQLAKKMLRSKDGITKIVNSLEKEGWVSRGYTKKDRRLIYIKMTPAGYDFLIQKMKQGNLRAEQVMTCLDIEERKTLVELVEKMRVKMISILEEN